One Arachis hypogaea cultivar Tifrunner chromosome 2, arahy.Tifrunner.gnm2.J5K5, whole genome shotgun sequence genomic window, aaactgtTCATACTATGGACAATAATCCATCATTTAATCACTGTAAGAAAATGTCGCATATCTAATCAATTTACAACGACATGCAATGGAAAAAGTACAATATATAAAGCATGTTCGTGATTATATTAATATTCCCTTTCATCCATTAAGGTAAGATTTCTTGTTTACTTGCATCAGATACAAATGTTACGTTGAATAGTGTATCCTTCTAGGGTTTCAAGGGTTTGTATAAAAATGATCTATATAagaaatatagaaaattaatttttaacattttgtgactaaatttttatatagttaatattaataaattttttattataaaataatttatttaacttttttttttgtcaaaggtAAAGTCATTTTATTTcactataaataaatttaagGTCCATATTTGGACAACAAATGAAGGATAGTATTGAAAATGTTCCACAAAAAACCAAATCAGTTTACAAGAAGAGTAAAGGCCTAAAGAGAGTGAAATGAAAGAACATCTTTAATTTTGAAGTTCATGGAAGACCCGATGAGCAGAAATCGCCCAAGGTGCATCAAACCCTTCAATTCTCCCAGTTTGGTATAGGGAGCTTCTTTGTGCCAGAGACCCACCAAGAGTCACATTCATCCACCATGAATACAAACAACTATCACTTGATGACAACAAAACTGTCTCCTTCAAACCCTCCcaagcttcctttttctttgGCCCCCAAGAGATTGATGCATTGCGCTGCGGGAATTCTACTTTTCTACACCTCCGGATTTCCAGCTTTTGCAAAGATTTGGGAAAACAATTGCCCAGAAAAGGATACATGAGAGGAACACCGTGAGATATCCATTTCTTGCAGGCAACTTAGATGGTTCATGCTCATCATTGCCTTTAATGCAGACTCCCTCACAGATTCACATCCCCTAACTGATAATCTATCCCCATCAAGATTCATGGTCTTCATCTGTGGATAAATTTCGTCGCCTATACTAGTTTGCGAACTTTGGAAACATCCGACAAAGAAGAAACGATTCTGAAGAATACCTGATTAAGCATCTCTTCCTTCAACATTGGGCAATCTCTTCCTAGTTAGATTACAACAATGATACAACTTCAAGGTTTGCAAATTAGACAAGTTGCACAAAGACTCTGGCAATGTCTTAATAAACGTCCAAGACAGATCCAGGTAGCGCAGATGGACTAATTCTTTAATTGAATCAGGCACCACAATTATACTCAAGGATGAATCTCTCGTGTACCATGACGCCACACCACGTTTACAGAAGGATAAAGCTCTCAAGTATTTAAACTTTGATAATATGTCCCATGTTGCTGCTTCAATGTTGCAGTTGGAAGATGAGCAATtgccaaataataataatgttctcAAAGATTTTACTTCAGAAATCAAATTATGAAATTTTGAGCTACAGTAACATAAATTTGCACACAAATGTTGAGGCTGAATCCTTATCTCCTCCTCTTTACCAAGTTCTTCTAGATTGCAATAGAAATCTCCAGCAAGGAATATTGCTAAGTCATGCAAGAGATCATGCATCACAAAATAATCACCAAAGCCTTCATTCTTCGTGAAAAATAATCTGGAAGTAAGTTCATTAAAACACTCACAACCAACTTCTTCTAAACTCTCCTCTCTTTGGTGGTGGTAAAAATCTTCTGCCATCTACAAAAGGATTAATTCATCTTTCTTAAATTCATAATCCTTGGGAAATAAAGCACAAGAAACAAAACAACGCTTTAAATATGGAGAAAGATGGAAGTAACTTATTAATAATGCTGGAATAATCTTACTCTTCTCCACCGAAAATTCCCAAATATGACTCATTAGTATCTTGTTCCATTCCTCAACATCATGCTTAGTACGTAACAAGCGACCAAGTGTTTCTGCAGCTAATGGCAAGCCATCACACTTCTTGACAATCTTTCTTCCTATTAGTGCTGCTCTCCCATTTGATTCTGGAAAAGATGCATTTTTCGCAAACACTGACCAACAATAGTCCTCCAACAACTTTCTGAGAAAATAAGGGTGACAATTTTGAACTGCGGAAGCAACATTTTCTTCCCGAGTAGCAGAAGAATAATACTTCCCTTATTCCCATTTTGTTGGAAAGGGGTCATAAAATCACTCCATTTGTCACCATCATCACTCCAAACATCATCCAGAACAATAAAGAACTTCTTATTGGACAATTCTTTTTTCAAAGCATTTTGAAGTAAATCGAAATCATCCAGACTACAAGTACTTCCATGGATCTGCTTTATGACATTCCTTGTTGTCTCAACAACTTCAAACTTCTCCAAAACGCAAACCCATGCTTTCAGATCAAATCCCTTcatgaactcctcctcattgttGTACAGCCATTGGACTAAAGTTGTTTTATCAACCCCACCTATGCCAACAATAGCCATCACAGACAGGTGATGCTCATTGTTGTCCTTCAGCATCTTGACTAAGGCCTTCTTGTCATCCTCCCTGCCATACACATTCCCTCTCACAAGAGAAGTGGACGGAGTCCTCCATGATGAGCCACCAGTGGGAATCTTTTCAAGACCAAGGAAATCTTTTTGTTTTCCAAGATCCTCTATTCTTCTAACTACCCCTTCCATCTTCTCTACCATCTCCCGATCTCGTTTGACTAAGAAGCTAGGGGACCACCAGGAAGAACTTTCCTCCTTTTGTGTGGCAGCTTTGGCGAGGACAGTGTCTAGCAAGTCCTCAGCACAGTAAACAGCATCCCGGAGACTATCGAGCCACTTCCTCACCAATGGATTACCGAACTGCTTCATCTCAGCATCAGCAACAAGAACTTCAGCACCCAACAGAGCAGTCTTCAGCCTTTCAACCAAGTCAGAGCCAAGCTTCTTTCCCAGTACCAAGTTGATAGCATCAGTTGTAAGGAGCCTCTCAAAGACAGTATTAATGAAGCCATTAAGAAAAGCTCCACAACAAGTGCAGCAGCCATGATATGATCTCAACAAGTGATCGGAAATTTAGATATGAAGGTGAGTAAAAAATGTAACGCTTGCAGGCTTTGGTGTCCTTTGTGGGACTGTCTGAGGGTCCTAATAATTAAATATTGGTGTCCTTTGTGGGACTGTCTTGCTAGCTCTATATTAATTTGATGTATTTGATTGTTATTTTGTAATTTGGAAGGTGCATACAAAGTAATTTTCATTTTTGCCATTAACTTCTTTATTGTTACCTTTAATTTTTGCCATGTGATTGaaaacttattcattaattttgtatAATGTGATATGATGAAGAGCTGCTCCTTCCAATAATTCAGGTTGAGGCTAGAGGACATTGACTTCAAGTCGTCCCAGCTGGCTCACACTATTTTTAGTCCTTGATTCTACTTTATTTCATGCAGGCAACATAAATGCATCTTGGGGTAACTTTCAACAACTAACGTGTTATGTTATGGGACTGGGTTCAATAGTACTACCAAACTAATCTCTCTCAAATACATCAAATCGAAGTAGTTATGCTAATATTAGTTACTAGTCACCACTCAGTACTATATTAAGAGTTATGTATTTCTTATACAAAGTTGAAAGAAACATAACAAACTAAAGAAgtctaaaataattatttcttATACAAGCTAATAATGCATGCAATGAAATGAATTTGTAGTGAACAGCAAGGTAGTtgagattgaaattgaagaataaattAAACATGTAAAATGTAAAACCGTAACTAGATTTAAATCGAAAAATCATTTGATCtcatagaaatttttaaaatttactgGCTTATCCAAAACTGTAATATAAGAAGATTTTAAGAATtggatttaaattttgtaataatGGCTCATACTTGTGTTTTTGATTCATGAAAGACTCAACGAAATTGCAAGTTGAGGAAGGTTTCAACTTTGTGTACGAGCAAGGCAATAGTACGGTTTTCTGCAACTTTTATCAGTGATTGAGAGTTTGAGACACTCATGATTATTTCtattttacttgttatttctttCTACACAAAAAAAGGGGCTCTCTTTGAGAGATAAACCGCACTTTAATTGTTAAATAAGTGTTGGAAGCTATATTGTCCTCCATAATGTAAAATTTTGAAGAGAATATATAATGGCTATAGAATCATGACCTATTCTCTGTTTTCTGAAGTACTGTTTTAATATGTTGGACCTATACTTGTGTTGGGACTATCTTGTTGGTGTCCTTTGAGGTGCATGCATCGTAATTTTATTGTTACTTTCATTTCCAAAACTTTGAAACAGGCCATGTGATTGCAAGACGTGGAGTAGAAGTTTTTGTGGAAATTTTGTGTAATTTGATGTGATGTGATGAGGAGCTGCTCCTTCCAATAATTCAGCTTCAGCCTAGACGGCATTGACTTCAAGTCGTTGCAGCTGGCTTACGCTTAGTTTAGTCC contains:
- the LOC140176636 gene encoding putative disease resistance RPP13-like protein 1, whose product is MAKIKAFLNGFINTVFERLLTTDAINLVLGKKLGSDLVERLKTALLGAEVLVADAEMKQFGNPLVRKWLDSLRDAVYCAEDLLDTVLAKAATQKEESSSWWSPSFLVKRDREMVEKMEGVVRRIEDLGKQKDFLGLEKIPTGGSSWRTPSTSLVRGNVYGREDDKKALVKMLKDNNEHHLSVMAIVGIGGVDKTTLVQWLYNNEEEFMKGFDLKAWVCVLEKFEVVETTRNVIKQIHGSTCSLDDFDLLQNALKKELSNKKFFIVLDDVWSDDGDKWSDFMTPFQQNGNKGKSNGRAALIGRKIVKKCDGLPLAAETLGRLLRTKHDVEEWNKILMSHIWEFSVEKSKIIPALLISYFHLSPYLKRCFVSCALFPKDYEFKKDELILL